One region of Termitidicoccus mucosus genomic DNA includes:
- a CDS encoding tyrosine-type recombinase/integrase — MDTKRTPETSENKAVAFATPSRLVLMRGIIAYEKPTGRKQFFLRWRDETGRKTAKAFETEKTRERFARSLMAARERIGKQALSFNPEEWTEWLRFKDIVGAVDPLTVAREWLAWRRGETGGGMPCVDALERYLRVCDGEDEERRAKRKRLYLERWAAFVGGINLRESSAERVREWLNALKAKDGFSPVTIKGHRKLLSGFFRWCVRERLCDFNPCDAVAGPRIVNEEVAVLPVADAQKLFRVNARRPVAARMALEAFGGLRFSHAGRLEKGEVDFERKGIILAADKHKSRRRGYLEGLPENLWKWLESASDATWAMTPCQYMHEKSAAFRRAGVKNAGNVLRHSFGSYFLAWTNDAMRTAEKMQHTTPKTLYQFYKGAVSKADAEQWFSIMPPARKGRVKRT; from the coding sequence ATGGACACCAAACGGACACCGGAAACCAGTGAAAACAAGGCCGTCGCCTTCGCGACGCCTTCCCGCCTCGTTCTCATGAGGGGCATCATCGCCTATGAAAAGCCCACCGGGCGAAAGCAGTTTTTCCTGCGCTGGCGGGATGAAACCGGCCGCAAGACGGCCAAGGCGTTCGAGACGGAAAAGACGCGGGAACGGTTCGCGCGTTCGCTGATGGCGGCGAGGGAGCGCATCGGCAAGCAGGCGCTGAGCTTCAACCCGGAGGAATGGACGGAATGGCTCCGGTTCAAGGACATCGTCGGCGCGGTCGATCCGCTCACGGTCGCGAGGGAATGGCTCGCGTGGCGGCGAGGCGAGACCGGCGGCGGAATGCCGTGCGTGGACGCGCTGGAACGCTACTTGCGCGTATGCGACGGCGAGGATGAGGAGAGGCGCGCCAAGCGCAAACGGCTCTATCTCGAACGATGGGCGGCCTTCGTCGGCGGCATCAACCTGCGAGAGTCCAGCGCGGAGCGCGTGCGGGAATGGCTCAACGCCTTGAAGGCCAAGGACGGGTTTTCGCCGGTCACAATCAAGGGGCATCGCAAGTTGCTGTCCGGGTTTTTTCGATGGTGCGTGCGGGAGCGGCTTTGCGACTTCAACCCGTGCGACGCGGTTGCCGGGCCGCGCATCGTCAACGAGGAGGTGGCGGTTTTGCCGGTCGCGGACGCGCAAAAGCTTTTCAGGGTGAATGCGCGGCGGCCGGTAGCGGCGCGGATGGCGCTGGAGGCATTCGGCGGGTTGCGATTCTCGCATGCCGGGCGGCTGGAAAAGGGCGAGGTGGATTTCGAGCGCAAGGGCATTATCTTGGCGGCGGACAAGCACAAGAGCCGGAGGCGGGGTTACCTTGAAGGACTGCCGGAAAACCTCTGGAAATGGCTGGAATCGGCATCGGACGCGACGTGGGCGATGACACCGTGCCAATACATGCACGAAAAGTCGGCGGCGTTCAGGCGGGCCGGCGTGAAAAACGCCGGCAACGTGCTTCGGCATTCGTTTGGGAGCTACTTCCTCGCCTGGACAAACGACGCCATGAGGACGGCGGAAAAGATGCAGCACACGACGCCAAAGACGCTCTACCAGTTTTACAAGGGGGCGGTGAGCAAGGCGGACGCGGAGCAGTGGTTTTCCATCATGCCGCCGGCGCGGAAAGGGCGTGTAAAAAGGACGTGA
- a CDS encoding discoidin domain-containing protein has protein sequence MDLPAYPSLSTAANEAIAQGVDLPAPFQSFRFRIEPGQSAHFDGLGNRAYVATATGEIEISTNGGVNYELWDTAMELDFGRDHFFRRVYLRNPGGDVVTGILYTGFAGIGDHRMHQVGETRLTLENQAGTGFENTTLLNDASWKTIAPSVTGKREVWIAAERADGAAGPVPVAYWRANSTENARVPSHEIGLALDGITRLPFSDKVEVCTNADPGTVRIRYWLVSFMDAGSDSQFGSPPPEETLLIPQMADASDTQGLVLSANSNEGDIWKLFDRDAATEYVCGNIGQKWFSLVIDLGELRNISRLALKWNSNDVKDADYAPHYIRFHHSANNSAWGTPIADNTAGLCTKPVALGQIIYSRPFADGEVMARWVKLEVLRPWNRGAGASYFRLAGMELYTKDPL, from the coding sequence ATGGACCTTCCCGCGTATCCATCGCTTTCCACCGCCGCCAACGAAGCCATCGCGCAGGGCGTTGACCTGCCTGCGCCGTTTCAGTCGTTTCGCTTCCGCATTGAGCCCGGCCAGTCCGCGCATTTCGATGGATTGGGCAATAGGGCATATGTGGCGACTGCCACCGGCGAGATTGAAATCTCGACCAATGGCGGCGTGAATTACGAGCTTTGGGATACCGCGATGGAATTGGACTTCGGTCGCGATCATTTCTTCCGCCGCGTCTATTTGCGCAATCCCGGCGGCGACGTTGTGACCGGCATCCTTTACACCGGATTTGCCGGCATCGGCGATCACCGGATGCACCAAGTCGGCGAGACGCGTCTCACGCTTGAAAACCAAGCCGGGACGGGCTTTGAAAACACGACGCTGCTCAATGACGCATCGTGGAAAACCATCGCGCCGTCCGTCACTGGCAAGCGCGAGGTCTGGATTGCGGCTGAGCGCGCTGACGGTGCCGCCGGTCCTGTCCCGGTTGCTTATTGGCGCGCCAACAGCACGGAAAACGCCCGCGTGCCGTCCCATGAAATCGGCCTCGCGCTTGACGGCATTACCCGCCTGCCGTTTTCCGACAAGGTTGAGGTTTGCACCAACGCCGATCCCGGGACGGTCCGCATCCGCTACTGGCTGGTTTCGTTCATGGACGCCGGCAGTGACAGCCAGTTTGGCTCCCCCCCGCCGGAGGAAACCCTCCTCATCCCGCAAATGGCGGATGCGTCGGACACCCAAGGGCTGGTCCTCTCTGCCAACAGCAATGAGGGCGACATCTGGAAACTTTTCGACCGCGACGCTGCCACCGAATACGTGTGCGGCAACATCGGCCAGAAATGGTTCAGCCTGGTTATCGACCTTGGCGAGCTGCGAAACATCTCCCGGCTCGCGCTCAAGTGGAACAGCAATGACGTGAAGGACGCCGATTATGCGCCGCACTACATCCGGTTCCATCACAGCGCGAACAATTCGGCTTGGGGCACGCCCATTGCCGACAACACCGCCGGCCTTTGCACGAAGCCGGTTGCGCTCGGACAGATCATCTATTCGCGCCCGTTCGCGGATGGCGAAGTCATGGCGCGCTGGGTGAAATTAGAGGTGTTGCGCCCGTGGAATCGCGGCGCGGGTGCGAGTTATTTCCGCCTCGCCGGCATGGAACTTTACACGAAAGACCCGCTTTAA
- a CDS encoding DNA-binding protein, whose product MTVAALQRKVELLEKAVLQLRFQVEGRTPVTGADAPVTFTPKQFAERIGRSPDWVCREISRRRIKAYGRPYLIPGSELARFL is encoded by the coding sequence ATGACAGTCGCCGCGCTCCAGCGCAAGGTAGAGCTTCTGGAAAAAGCAGTCCTGCAACTGCGTTTCCAAGTGGAAGGCCGTACACCGGTCACGGGCGCGGACGCGCCCGTGACCTTCACGCCGAAGCAATTCGCGGAGCGCATTGGCCGCTCGCCTGACTGGGTTTGTCGTGAAATCTCCCGCCGCCGCATCAAAGCCTACGGCCGCCCCTACCTCATCCCCGGCAGCGAACTGGCAAGGTTCCTCTGA